In Pseudomonas poae, a single genomic region encodes these proteins:
- a CDS encoding SDR family NAD(P)-dependent oxidoreductase, translated as MSKIWFITGSSRGLGRAITEAVLRAGDRVVATARNPRQLDDLVAEYGAAVYPVQLDVTDNQQVENAVTAAVAHFGGLDVVVNNAGYGDLASVEDVTLEDFKAQIDTNFYGVVHVSKAVVPVLRAQGSGHIFQVSSLGGRIGMAGLAAYQSAKWAVGGFSTVLAQEVNPLGVQVTVLEPGGMRTDWSGASMTIPPISEPYQQSVGALVELLNSPGILPTGPARVAEIILELALNKDAPLRLLIGSDAVQYAAKAAEDLAASDKKWHDLSVSASD; from the coding sequence ATGTCCAAGATCTGGTTTATCACCGGCAGTTCCCGTGGCCTTGGCCGCGCAATCACCGAGGCCGTATTGCGCGCGGGTGATCGTGTGGTGGCAACTGCTCGCAATCCGCGCCAATTGGATGATTTGGTTGCCGAGTATGGCGCTGCGGTCTACCCCGTGCAGTTGGACGTGACCGACAACCAACAGGTCGAGAATGCGGTCACAGCGGCGGTGGCACACTTCGGCGGCCTGGATGTGGTGGTCAACAATGCGGGCTATGGTGATTTGGCGTCGGTAGAAGACGTGACGCTGGAGGATTTCAAGGCGCAGATCGATACCAACTTTTATGGCGTGGTACACGTGAGCAAGGCCGTGGTACCGGTGCTGCGTGCTCAGGGCAGCGGGCACATCTTTCAGGTATCGTCCTTGGGTGGACGTATTGGCATGGCGGGCCTCGCCGCCTATCAGAGCGCCAAATGGGCCGTCGGCGGTTTTTCGACAGTGCTGGCGCAAGAAGTAAACCCGCTGGGGGTTCAAGTGACGGTGTTGGAGCCGGGCGGCATGAGGACTGATTGGTCAGGAGCTTCCATGACGATCCCGCCGATCAGCGAGCCCTACCAGCAAAGCGTTGGTGCCCTGGTTGAGCTGCTCAATTCCCCTGGCATTCTACCGACCGGCCCGGCTCGGGTTGCCGAGATCATACTGGAGTTGGCGCTCAATAAAGACGCGCCCCTGCGCCTGCTGATCGGTAGCGATGCCGTGCAGTACGCAGCCAAGGCCGCAGAAGACCTGGCTGCCTCCGACAAGAAATGGCATGACCTTAGCGTGTCGGCCTCTGATTGA
- a CDS encoding MFS transporter, whose protein sequence is MPSATQAPSGRPEHNQQSVKQQWLAILSVAVGAFALVTSEFLPVGVLNDVASDLGISAGHAGLMVTLPGIMAALAAPLLSVSIGAMDRRYLLIGLTLIMIIANSVVAFASDFSLLLFGRVLLGISIGGFWATAIALSGRLAPKGVGVAKATSIIMMGVTLATVLGVPVGTWLSGLMGWRMTFLVTALVGVPVLLAQVFLLPRLTPEKAILISDLPALFINPQARVGLIAVLLIGLAHFAAYTYVAPFFKQSSGFDGPTIGSLLLLYGVAGVMGNVFAGFAANRSVRHTLLLVALMIGTSTALFPYFATGMTGAAMLIALWGFAFGAFPACASIWMFVVAPKDVERGMPLFVALFQVIIALGSFFGGRIVDQMGSAVLLSLATALVGAGFVTVLVLGRKVSNSLVAQTA, encoded by the coding sequence ATGCCAAGTGCCACACAGGCCCCTAGCGGCCGTCCCGAACATAATCAACAGAGTGTCAAACAGCAGTGGCTGGCGATTCTCTCGGTCGCGGTGGGTGCCTTCGCCTTGGTGACCAGCGAGTTCCTGCCGGTGGGCGTCCTCAACGACGTCGCCAGCGACCTGGGCATCAGTGCAGGCCATGCCGGCCTCATGGTGACGCTGCCCGGCATCATGGCCGCCCTCGCCGCCCCGTTGCTGTCGGTGAGTATCGGCGCCATGGACCGCCGCTACCTGCTGATCGGCCTGACGCTGATCATGATCATCGCCAACTCAGTCGTAGCGTTTGCCAGCGACTTCAGCCTGCTGCTGTTTGGCCGCGTGCTACTGGGCATCAGTATTGGCGGATTCTGGGCCACGGCCATCGCCCTCAGCGGTCGCCTGGCGCCAAAGGGCGTGGGCGTAGCGAAGGCGACCTCGATCATCATGATGGGCGTTACCCTGGCCACCGTACTGGGCGTGCCCGTAGGCACGTGGCTCAGTGGCCTGATGGGCTGGCGCATGACCTTCCTCGTCACTGCACTGGTCGGTGTGCCGGTGTTGCTGGCGCAGGTATTTTTGCTGCCCCGACTCACCCCGGAAAAGGCCATTCTCATCAGTGACCTGCCCGCCCTGTTTATCAACCCACAAGCTCGGGTCGGGTTGATCGCGGTCTTGCTGATTGGCCTGGCGCACTTTGCCGCCTACACCTATGTGGCGCCGTTCTTCAAACAGAGTTCGGGCTTCGATGGGCCAACCATTGGCTCACTGTTGCTGCTTTACGGCGTGGCCGGGGTGATGGGTAATGTGTTTGCCGGTTTCGCCGCCAACCGCAGCGTGCGCCACACCTTGTTGCTGGTCGCGCTGATGATCGGCACCAGCACCGCCCTGTTCCCCTACTTCGCCACCGGCATGACCGGCGCCGCGATGCTGATCGCACTCTGGGGCTTCGCCTTCGGCGCCTTCCCGGCATGCGCCAGTATCTGGATGTTCGTCGTCGCCCCCAAGGACGTCGAACGCGGCATGCCGCTGTTCGTTGCCCTGTTCCAGGTGATCATTGCCTTGGGCTCGTTCTTCGGCGGGCGGATCGTCGACCAGATGGGCAGCGCAGTGCTGTTGAGCTTGGCCACGGCGTTGGTGGGTGCCGGTTTTGTTACGGTGCTGGTGTTGGGGCGCAAGGTGAGTAATAGCCTGGTGGCTCAGACTGCCTAG
- a CDS encoding multidrug transporter, with the protein MPTRYRDAVTGEYVTEGEAKKRPRETVKETDKKAPSKPKGRK; encoded by the coding sequence ATGCCAACCAGATATCGTGATGCGGTAACAGGGGAATACGTGACAGAGGGTGAGGCGAAAAAAAGGCCAAGGGAGACGGTGAAGGAAACCGATAAAAAGGCACCGTCGAAGCCGAAGGGTAGGAAATAG
- a CDS encoding phosphoribosylaminoimidazolesuccinocarboxamide synthase: MEKREELYRGKAKSVYKTDDANRLILLFRNDTSAFDGKRIEQLDRKGMVNNKFNAFIMQKLEEAGIPTQFDKLLGDNECLVKKLDMIPVECVVRNYAAGSLVKRLGVEEGLKLNPYTFELFLKDDAKGDPFINESHVVAFGWGTAEQLARMKELSLKVNDVLSKLFDDAGLLLVDFKLEFGVFHDGSIVLGDEFSPDGCRLWDKDTKKKMDKDRFRQGLGDVIEAYEEVANRLGVPL; this comes from the coding sequence ATGGAAAAACGTGAAGAACTCTACCGCGGCAAAGCCAAGTCGGTTTACAAGACCGACGACGCCAACCGCCTGATCCTGCTGTTTCGCAACGACACCTCGGCGTTCGACGGCAAGCGCATCGAACAGCTGGACCGCAAGGGCATGGTGAACAACAAGTTCAACGCCTTCATCATGCAGAAACTCGAAGAGGCCGGCATTCCGACCCAATTCGACAAACTGCTGGGCGACAACGAGTGCCTGGTCAAGAAGCTGGACATGATCCCGGTTGAATGCGTCGTGCGTAACTACGCCGCCGGCAGCCTGGTCAAGCGCCTGGGCGTGGAAGAGGGCCTTAAGCTCAACCCTTACACGTTCGAGCTGTTCCTGAAGGACGACGCCAAGGGCGACCCGTTCATCAACGAATCCCACGTCGTGGCGTTCGGTTGGGGCACCGCTGAGCAACTGGCGCGCATGAAGGAGTTGTCCCTCAAGGTCAACGACGTGCTGAGCAAGCTGTTTGACGACGCCGGCCTGCTGTTGGTGGACTTCAAGCTGGAATTCGGTGTGTTCCACGACGGCTCCATCGTCCTGGGCGACGAGTTCAGCCCGGACGGCTGCCGCCTGTGGGACAAGGACACCAAGAAAAAGATGGACAAAGACCGCTTCCGCCAGGGCCTCGGTGACGTTATCGAAGCCTACGAAGAAGTCGCCAACCGTCTTGGCGTACCGCTTTAA